One part of the Prochlorococcus marinus str. MIT 9313 genome encodes these proteins:
- the metK gene encoding methionine adenosyltransferase — MSRYVFTSESVTEGHPDKICDQVSDAVLDALLAQDPSSRVACETVVNTGLCLITGEVTSNAQVDFIHLVRNVIREIGYSGARAGGFDATSCAVLVALDQQSPDIAQGVNEADDHSGDPLDKVGAGDQGIMFGYACDETPELMPLPISLAHRLARQLAAVRHDGSLSYLLPDGKTQVSVVYENDRPVAIDTILISTQHTSEVEGISDENGIRERITQDLWTHVVEPATADLPLKPNREATRFLVNPTGKFVVGGPQGDAGLTGRKIIVDTYGGYARHGGGAFSGKDPTKVDRSAAYAARFVAKCLVAAGLAQRAEVQLSYAIGVAKPVSILVESFGTGKVTNDELTALVQDHFDLRPGAIIEQFKLRQLPQQRGGRFYQDTAAYGHFGRPDLKLPWEDVTDKASTLLQAEAQQQKQGSSL, encoded by the coding sequence ATGAGCCGTTACGTCTTCACCTCTGAGTCCGTCACAGAAGGGCATCCCGACAAGATCTGTGATCAAGTGAGTGATGCCGTTCTAGACGCCCTACTCGCTCAAGACCCCAGCAGCCGAGTTGCCTGTGAAACAGTTGTCAACACAGGGCTCTGCCTCATTACAGGCGAAGTGACCTCAAACGCCCAGGTTGATTTCATCCATCTTGTTAGGAACGTAATCCGCGAGATTGGTTATAGCGGTGCTCGTGCAGGTGGGTTTGATGCCACGAGTTGCGCCGTGCTCGTTGCCCTGGATCAACAATCACCAGACATCGCCCAAGGGGTTAATGAAGCCGACGACCATTCAGGTGATCCTCTTGACAAGGTGGGAGCAGGAGACCAAGGGATCATGTTTGGCTACGCCTGCGACGAGACCCCTGAGCTGATGCCCCTACCCATCAGCCTCGCCCATCGCCTTGCCCGTCAACTCGCTGCAGTCCGTCATGACGGGTCTCTGAGCTACTTGCTACCTGATGGGAAAACCCAAGTCAGTGTGGTCTACGAAAACGACCGTCCTGTCGCGATCGACACGATTTTGATCTCCACTCAACACACCTCGGAGGTAGAGGGCATCTCAGATGAGAATGGAATCCGTGAGCGGATCACTCAAGACCTCTGGACCCATGTCGTAGAACCAGCGACTGCTGACCTCCCCCTCAAACCCAATCGTGAGGCGACCCGCTTTTTAGTCAATCCAACCGGTAAGTTTGTGGTGGGAGGCCCCCAGGGGGATGCTGGCCTTACTGGCCGGAAGATCATCGTAGATACCTACGGCGGCTATGCCCGCCATGGTGGTGGAGCCTTTTCCGGCAAAGACCCAACCAAAGTGGACCGCTCTGCTGCCTACGCCGCACGATTTGTGGCCAAGTGTCTTGTAGCAGCAGGCCTCGCTCAACGTGCAGAGGTGCAACTCAGCTATGCCATTGGCGTGGCTAAACCCGTATCGATCCTAGTGGAATCTTTTGGCACCGGAAAAGTCACGAATGACGAACTCACAGCCTTGGTGCAAGACCATTTTGACCTGCGACCTGGTGCCATCATCGAACAATTCAAGCTGCGTCAGCTGCCTCAGCAACGCGGAGGACGGTTCTACCAAGACACTGCTGCCTATGGCCACTTCGGCCGCCCTGATCTAAAGCTTCCCTGGGAAGACGTTACTGACAAGGCCTCCACTCTGCTTCAAGCAGAGGCCCAACAACAAAAACAGGGAAGCAGCCTCTAG
- a CDS encoding DUF2470 domain-containing protein encodes MSSDPLTPDVSARICRHMNGDHAEAVMNYARYYGGIKDPQTAKMILITSEKMELEVDGDALEIKFDHTLNDSEDAHHTLVAMLKAMPKSSG; translated from the coding sequence ATGAGCTCCGATCCCCTCACCCCTGATGTCAGTGCACGCATCTGTCGCCACATGAATGGCGACCATGCAGAAGCTGTTATGAATTATGCGCGTTACTACGGAGGAATTAAAGACCCCCAAACAGCCAAGATGATTTTAATTACCTCAGAAAAGATGGAACTTGAAGTGGATGGGGATGCCTTAGAGATCAAGTTCGACCACACTCTCAACGATAGTGAAGATGCCCATCACACTCTGGTGGCCATGCTGAAAGCCATGCCGAAATCATCTGGCTGA
- a CDS encoding FGGY-family carbohydrate kinase translates to MPNSSLALGIDLGTSGVRLAVLNEHGKLIHTSKTDYPKGLESPEDWKTCCTELIRALPSSLRQNLGAVAIDGTSGTLLACDRSGKPLDTALPYHLSCPEQRPSLISLVSHEEPASSVSSSLARALRLISTHGPSVLLRHQADWISGWLLDNWCWGEEGNNLRLGWNLIDQAWPTSFAETAWRAALPEIVSSGKVLGTVAPEQSQSLGLPKQLLVVAGTTDANAAVLTANAGPDDGITVLGSTLVLKRFTEGPIRGAGITNHRVGGRWLCGGASNAGGSVLRQLFSDTQLKELSRQINPEFNSGLMLRPLPGPGERFPIDDPTLEPQLTPRPVSDSLYLHGLLEGLAHIELQGWQRLKELGAPPPKQVISLGGGARNPQWRRLRERILGIPVKTCTNPPAAGVARLALQAISPQHNLVSTKQEADHQL, encoded by the coding sequence ATGCCTAACTCGTCCCTGGCGCTCGGCATCGACCTTGGCACCAGCGGCGTACGGCTTGCCGTGCTCAACGAGCACGGCAAGCTGATCCACACAAGCAAAACGGACTATCCAAAAGGGCTTGAGAGTCCTGAAGACTGGAAAACCTGCTGCACAGAGCTGATTCGTGCTTTACCTAGCAGCCTGCGACAAAACCTGGGTGCAGTCGCTATCGATGGCACATCAGGAACACTGCTGGCCTGCGACCGCTCTGGCAAACCACTCGACACAGCGCTGCCATATCACCTGAGCTGCCCGGAACAAAGGCCATCACTCATCTCCCTTGTATCCCATGAAGAACCAGCCTCAAGTGTGAGCAGCAGCCTGGCAAGAGCTCTACGACTCATCAGCACACATGGCCCCTCTGTTCTGCTTCGCCATCAAGCGGACTGGATCAGCGGCTGGTTGCTAGACAATTGGTGCTGGGGAGAAGAAGGCAACAACCTGCGCTTGGGCTGGAATTTGATTGATCAGGCCTGGCCTACCAGCTTTGCCGAGACAGCCTGGCGGGCAGCACTTCCTGAGATCGTAAGCAGCGGCAAAGTTCTGGGTACGGTGGCACCTGAGCAGTCCCAAAGCCTTGGCCTACCGAAACAACTCCTCGTAGTAGCAGGTACCACCGACGCCAATGCTGCTGTTTTAACTGCCAATGCAGGTCCCGACGACGGCATTACCGTGCTGGGCAGCACTCTTGTGCTGAAACGTTTTACGGAAGGTCCAATCCGTGGTGCTGGCATCACCAACCATCGCGTTGGCGGACGATGGCTCTGCGGCGGAGCCTCCAATGCCGGGGGCAGCGTCCTTCGACAACTGTTCAGTGATACTCAGCTCAAAGAGTTAAGCCGCCAGATCAATCCAGAGTTCAACAGTGGTCTAATGCTGCGCCCTCTTCCCGGCCCCGGCGAACGCTTCCCAATTGACGACCCCACACTCGAACCACAGCTAACTCCACGACCTGTGAGCGATTCCCTGTACCTCCATGGCCTGCTAGAAGGCCTCGCACACATCGAATTGCAAGGCTGGCAACGTCTCAAAGAACTTGGCGCACCCCCTCCCAAGCAAGTGATCAGCCTGGGAGGGGGTGCCCGCAATCCCCAATGGCGTCGATTAAGAGAACGGATCCTTGGCATACCCGTCAAGACTTGCACCAATCCACCAGCTGCCGGAGTCGCCCGTCTGGCCTTGCAAGCGATCTCTCCTCAACACAACTTGGTTAGTACCAAGCAAGAAGCGGATCACCAGCTCTGA